CACAAGTAAAGATTGATAAAGAGTTCAATCCATTGGGACTTTATGCTCTAATAATGTAAGGACATTGATTTTACTTCTATgtatgatcattaattatttaCCTAAAAGATTGAGAAACCGAGGCTTATAATTACAGcagtaattttattaatttggaatattaataaactccaaatattataaatgaagcatgtatatatgtttgtatttaATTAGTAGGCTATTATTTGGATGATATTATTTACTACAAAGGAAAAAGATTTTAATCTTATAGCAGCTGACATTCAATTAATTCATTGTGatttaatatatacacacacacacaatattcTTAATTAGTTGAATGTAATTGCTAGCCAGCCAATTATTATGTCAGTGTGTCACATATATCAATCGTAAATAACATTCTGACCAACTTggttatataaattttgttatattcaAGAATTATTACCATAATTGATGAAGTGAGCCATTAATGGAAGAACATATGACGCAGATAGTAAAAACAGACTTGtgatttttcaactattttttgcCTAAACTGGGGCtgaaattataataatctttGATACATGATAAATATTGATAAGATAATATGTAGAATACTGAcgagatttggatagtgagttgaaatgaaaattaaaagttaaataaaatattgttataatatatttttttaatattattattattttaaaatttgaaaaatgtgacttttatattataatttgtatgaaaatttaagaaaattataatgactaGATGAGAAGAGTTAAAAAAACATTCTTGTATCCAAATCTAGCCTAAGCTCTTCCAATGCCAATACCAATGCCAATAAGTATTAGGCTGATTCGCataattgatttaatttataaagaaatgatgtttttcatTCTTAATTGTATCATTTTCAATCACAGTATTTATGTCGGgcattataaataattttatatattatctactttaaaatatatcactttAGCAACTGTGActgagaataataaaataaaaggtggAGAGTAGCATTGCTTTTCTTTGTATTTCAAACTATCGTTAGTTAAAATTATTACGTAATtctaataaaatgatttcatataatacataAATTCAGTTTTTATGTACTCACCAGACCTCGctcacttttataaaatttttaatttcatctaattattataatttttttaaattctcacataaaataaaataaacaatttaattttttcaaatctcaaaataaaaataatattaaaaaaatatattctaataatattttattcaactttcaatttttatttcaactcatctcatttacaaaaacaaaccagatatatttatatgtctcaaaaaggaaaaaaattgaaatatattaagCCAGGTAGCAAATGTTTGTCTATCTTttgggattttgttttttagaaatGGCACATTAAGCTAGAgttatttaattctttttaactgaacaaaattaattttactgCAACAAATTTGTTTCTTCCGcgctgaaaataaaaattcaaaagaattaaaaaaaatagttgaaagatattcaatttcttcaaaatctttatcctgaaaaaaaaaacatattttatatttagcaAACATGTGGAGCTGAAGTTACTAGCTAGTACGGattgatttttattatatatgattttctaGAATAATGTACTTGATGAGTTTAATTAAAttccaactattattttaaaataaactggTCAAATTACGATTGAGCCAACTTTAATCTACAAAATTACTTTAATCGAATGTGGAATATTTAAGTTAcgttattatattatttgaacACGAGTTAAACTCGAGCTCGTGACTGAATCACATTTTGTTTTCAtgattaattcatttaaattttagacaAACCCAAGCATATTCACTAGCTTGTTGATcgattaattattttcttcagtgaaataaatttcattattgAAAACTTATACATTTTCTTAAGTTTATATTATTATCTTAATATAAAAGTAGTAACGTGATTATATTAAGAATATATCATTTAAGAGAAAATTATGCTCTTAACAcggtatatgttttttttttttttataaaacggATGATAACCTTTCATTAAGAGAGGACTTACAAAgttgacttgaaaaataaactaattacaATCGTTAGTAGCTTCTCAGTACACTTTCGTgattgacatggtctagtccagacagtaaatctctaaagacctaagtctTAGAAAAATACCACATCTGTTCATGACAGAATTTACAAAGCCCCCTACCCCGACTAAGCAGGATAGGGTTCACCAAATCCCGTCAATGCGGAGGGGGGACCACTACTCCATTCGGGCCAAAGTTCGTAAGcactatttatttttggatttttattttcctagaaacaacattacacaaaaaaaattacaaagataaaacattGCATAAAAATGGAAAAGCAGTGCATAGAGGCTGTTGTGGCGCATGCAGTACACGCGCCACTCTTGGAAGAGAACCGACAGTCGATCTTGAAGATCCCAGACTCATAGACTCCAGAAACGCCGCACGTGGCGTTGGCAGAGGGCTTCCCAGTAGTGCGTGAAGGCCACGCGCCGAACGATGCCAGAACATCGACCCGCATGTGCGGGCTACTCGCCGCTCCGTTTGGTGCCACATTCAGTAGTCTTGAAGACACGATATATgttattaaaatgataaaatataatatagtagtATTGCTATAtgtacatataattttatacataatattatatttattagcaTCCACTCCATTTTATCAATtcgaattttaaattttaaaatctttataaTTTCAATTACTGACACGTCAGTACATATTGTTATGtacgtaaaattataaatatataacattaatactttacttttgataaaattatgtaCAAGAATATGGCGTGAACTcacacttaaaaataaaaattaagtaaccATAATTGAACCattgaatttgtgatttgaactTGAAATTGATCCATATATCTACATTTCTAGTATGCTGTTTCGCATTTGCGATTTTTGCTTTTAAAATAGCCATATATAGACTGATTACAATGCTTGCATGAGTTgcaaaaaatcaaatgaaaaaacaaatatgggAAACCAAGTGCATCCAAAATCGACTAAACTGCCAAAACCTCTTGCTTATTTGGTCAGCTCCAAGACGTTTGATCGTGTGTATCATTCGAAGAAGTATAGTTTTCATATAAGAGAATATTTCTGTGTATAATGAATAATCTTCACCTAAGTTGTGGTCTTATTCCTCGCAGATCCCAAGAATGAAagtccagagagagagaggggggtagAGGCATCGGCCATGGATCTGAATCTCTGTCATTGTATCTCTCCTTTTTCTTACAGCGCTCTATAAACAGCGGGGTTAATAAGATAGTGCGTTTTCCCACTGCATTCCTTAAAGACTTTGAGACGGATCAGTGacgacctcgtttgttttcgcagatcaCATAGTCAACCGATCCCTTTTTGGAGGTATATATTTGTAAGGCTTCGAAGACTCCACATAGTGCGTTTTATCTTCacactctccctctcctctctcctctGTGGAAACGAAACCTttcgttttctctctcttattttaatttcatttttcaatccCAGGAGCTTCAGCTTGGTCGAGCATGCAGAGAATGGGTTAACACTCACTCAAAACTAGGGTTCCCCGTTTTCCACCAGCCCCCACCCAGTTCGTTTTAGTCCTTCTTTGGACCATTTTGCAGACCTAGGAACCGAAAAAAGAGCAGACTTTTAGATACagcgagagagagatagagaacgAAGAGCTAAGCTTAGAATAAAGTGTTTGCTtgccttctttctctttctttctctccaatCTAAAACCAATTTCTCTTGCGGAGAGGGAGTTGGAGACATTTGGGCTTAAACCTTTTGTCTCCTCTATCCtctctgatttttttcctttcattgttTCTTTATACTTGTGTACTTGGCCTGCTTAAAAAGGTTGTTGGAGAGAGACTCGGGTCTTTTTTTCTAAGcattattgtgtttgtgattCCTGGTTTGGTTTACTGAGAGCAAAACTGTGGGAGAATGAAGCGTCTCAGTCAATAAGATTGTAGCGCTTCCTTGTAAATTCGTAGAGAAGGAATAGAAAGCAAATCCACAAAGAgaaaggagggagagagataaGCGATTACagcagagaaaagaaagaaaaggaacttCTTTGATGAGTTTTGGGGGTTTCCTCGAGAATACTACCGGTGGCGGTGCGAGAATCGTGGCCGATATTTCTTACAACAACAGCAACGGAAACAACAACCACAACATGCCCGCCGGTGCACTTGCTCATCCCCGCCTTGTCACTCCGCCTCTCACCAAATCCATGTTCAACTCCAGCCCTGGACTCTCTCTCGGTCTTGTACGTACGCCAAACCTTCTCTTACTCGGATCTTCTTGCTCTGATTGACATCGTTTATCGTTCTTTCTCGCGAGTTTAAGAAGCGAAAAACTGATGTTTGCTTCCTCTGGGCGgcgtgtttgtttgtttttctatttttatgtcTTGTTTTTGGTGCAGCAACCGAATATCGACGGGCAAGCAGATGTGGCTAGAATGGCTGAGAATTTTGAAGTTAATCTTGGGAGGAGGAGCAGAGACGAAGAGCATGAGAGCAGATCTGGCAGCGATAACATGGACGGCGCTTCTGGGACGATCTGGACGCGGCCGACAATCCTCCGAGAAAAAAGCGTTACCACCGACACACGCCACAGCAAATCCAAGAACTCGAATCGTCTGTATTTCCTTCCTAATTAATTCCACTCTTCAGAAATCTTTAGTTTATGAGAGGTTGCTGAttttatgccttttttttttttcgttttcttttacCAGTCTATTTAAGGAGTGTCCTCATCCTGATGAGAAACAAAGATTGGAGCTTAGCAAGAGGCTTTGCTTGGAAACCAGACAGGTCAAATTCTGGTTCCAGAATCGCCGTACCCAAATGAAGGTAATCCGCGAGAACAACCTTACAGTCACTTTTCTCCATGGCTAAGCAAGAGACTTTTGCTTAGATCGATGAAACTTGATTTTGTCGTTATTTGCACCAGACCCAATTGGAACGTCACGAGAATTCGTTGCTTAGACAAGAAAACGATAAGCTTAGGGCCGAAAACATGTCTATCAGAGATGCAATGAGGAATCCGATTTGCTCAAACTGCGGTGGTCCGGCAATTGTTGGTGAAATTTCACTTGAAGAGCAGCATCTTAGGATTGAGAACGCCCGGTTAAAGGATGAGCTAGACCGTGTCTGTGCGCTCGCAGGCAAGTTTCTGGGACGTCCCATTTCATCATTGGCTAACGCAATTGGCCCTCCATTGCCAAGTTCAAGTTTGGAACTCGGAGTAGGGAGCAATGGCTTTGCTGGTTTAAGCCATGTGCCCACAACATTGCCTTTGGGACCCGATTTCGGTGTTGGGATTTCCGGTGTTTTGCCGGTGGTGCCTCCGGCTAGACCCCCATCTAGTTTGACTGGCCTTGATAGATCGATCGAGAGGTCTATGTTTCTAGAGCTGGCCTTGGCTGCCATGGATGAATTGGTTAAAATGGCACAGGCTGATGAGAATCTCTGGGTCAGGAGCTTGGAAGGTAGGAGAGAAATGCTGAACCTCGAGGAATATATGAGAACTTTCACACCTTGCATTGGCATGAAACCAAATGGTTTTGTCACCGAGGCTTCTAGGGAGACTGGTATGGTCATTATCAACAGTTTGGCTCTTGTTGAGACACTCATGGACTCGGTAAGCAGTAGACCTGCTCGATTTTCTAGAGAAAATTAGTGAGGGAAATTGCTTAATTTAtggttcttttttgttttatctcttTGATAATTGGTGAATTCTAAGAAACCATGCAATACCAGTAGTACTTGATCAAGTGCATGTATCTTTACTTCGAATTTAGTTCTGAACACATTCTATAGAGATTAattctagtgttttttttttttttttttaattttcacagaaTCGATGGGCAGAGATGTTTCCTTGTATGATTGCCAGAACCTCTACCACTGATGTGATATCTAGTGGTATGGGTGGAACCAGAAATGGAGCACTTCAACTGGTAATTAAGTTGATGtcagtctatatatatatatatatatatatatatatatacacacacacacacttgacaATTGTACTTGATAATTTTGCAATTTTgatttcagatgcatgctgagCTGCAAGTTCTTTCGCCTTTGGTTCCGGTTCGAGAGGTCAATTTCCTCCGATTCTGCAAGCAGCACGCAGAGGGTGTGTGGGCTGTGGTTGATGTATCCATTGACAGCATCCGAGAAACGTCGGCTGCACCCATATTTGTAAGCTGCAGGAGGCTTCCTTCTGGGTGTGTTGTGCAAGATATGCCCAATGGGTACTCCAAGGTAAATCAACAACCTACACTCTTAATTTggaaaacaaatattttctctgCATATATTCCCTCTTATATCTATTTTGCTAGAACATGATAATTATGTAtaggaaattatgtttaaattgtGTTTGCACAATTAAACAACTAGGATTTTTTCCTAAAGATAGTTTTCTACCTACTTTTCTGAGTTCGCGGCTAGTTTTCCGAGAGTATTTTCGAAGTACTCTCGGA
Above is a genomic segment from Juglans microcarpa x Juglans regia isolate MS1-56 chromosome 1D, Jm3101_v1.0, whole genome shotgun sequence containing:
- the LOC121264827 gene encoding LOW QUALITY PROTEIN: homeobox-leucine zipper protein ANTHOCYANINLESS 2-like (The sequence of the model RefSeq protein was modified relative to this genomic sequence to represent the inferred CDS: inserted 1 base in 1 codon) — translated: MSFGGFLENTTGGGARIVADISYNNSNGNNNHNMPAGALAHPRLVTPPLTKSMFNSSPGLSLGLQPNIDGQADVARMAENFEVNLGRRSRDEEHESRSGSDNMDGASGXDLDAADNPPRKKRYHRHTPQQIQELESLFKECPHPDEKQRLELSKRLCLETRQVKFWFQNRRTQMKTQLERHENSLLRQENDKLRAENMSIRDAMRNPICSNCGGPAIVGEISLEEQHLRIENARLKDELDRVCALAGKFLGRPISSLANAIGPPLPSSSLELGVGSNGFAGLSHVPTTLPLGPDFGVGISGVLPVVPPARPPSSLTGLDRSIERSMFLELALAAMDELVKMAQADENLWVRSLEGRREMLNLEEYMRTFTPCIGMKPNGFVTEASRETGMVIINSLALVETLMDSNRWAEMFPCMIARTSTTDVISSGMGGTRNGALQLMHAELQVLSPLVPVREVNFLRFCKQHAEGVWAVVDVSIDSIRETSAAPIFVSCRRLPSGCVVQDMPNGYSKVTWVEHAEYDESQVHQLYRPLLSSGMGFGAQRWIATLQRQCECLAILMSSTVPARDHTAAITAGGRRSMLKLAQRMTDNFCAGVCASTVHKWNKLLAGNVDEDVRVMTRKSVDDPGEPPGIVLSAATSVWLPVSPQRLFDFLRDERLRSEWDILSNGGPMQEMAHIAKGQDHGNCVSLLRAGATNQSSMLILQETCIDAAGSLVVYAPVDIPAMHVVMNGGDSAYVALLPSGFAIVPDGPGSRGPGTATANGSGGAGPGPHKVRVSGSLLTVAFQILVNSLPTAKLTVESVETVNNLISCTVQKIKAALQCES